A single genomic interval of Bacillus smithii harbors:
- the rlmD gene encoding 23S rRNA (uracil(1939)-C(5))-methyltransferase RlmD: MIGLAKVQAPVQLNEKIEVIFDDVTHEGQGVAKVDSYPLFVPGALQGEKGTIQVTKINKSYGFGKILDIYEESPERMNPPCPLYHECGGCQLQHVSYEGQLKIKEKHVQDCLVRIGKITDAEVLPALGMETPWHYRNKAQVPVGQRNGKIIAGFYKKRSHEIMEMDACIIQQKQTDETIQVVKDICARYRIRPYDEKQHKGILRHIMVRYGRTSGEIMVVLITRTKDLPHKKKIVQEIKARVPGIRSIIQNVNSKRTNVILGEETIVLWGRDVIYDSIGDVQFAISAKSFYQVNPEQTKVLYDKALEYAELKGDETVIDAYCGIGTISLFLAKKAKKVYGVEIVPEAIEDAKKNAELNGITNAEFAAGKAEEVIPEWYQRGVKADVLVVDPPRKGCDPALLDTILQMKPKKVVYVSCNPATLARDLRILEDGGYKTTKVQPVDMFPQTGHVEAVAQMVLKEK, encoded by the coding sequence GTGATAGGTTTGGCGAAAGTACAGGCACCGGTTCAATTAAATGAAAAGATCGAGGTTATCTTCGATGATGTCACGCATGAAGGGCAAGGAGTGGCCAAGGTAGACAGCTATCCGTTGTTTGTTCCCGGAGCTCTGCAAGGAGAAAAGGGAACGATTCAAGTAACCAAAATCAATAAAAGCTACGGTTTTGGCAAAATCCTCGACATTTATGAAGAAAGCCCGGAACGCATGAATCCTCCGTGCCCGCTTTACCATGAATGCGGCGGCTGCCAGCTTCAGCATGTAAGCTATGAGGGACAATTAAAAATAAAAGAAAAGCATGTGCAAGATTGCCTTGTGCGAATCGGAAAAATAACGGATGCGGAAGTCCTTCCGGCATTAGGAATGGAAACACCGTGGCATTACCGCAACAAGGCGCAAGTGCCGGTCGGTCAAAGAAACGGCAAGATCATTGCCGGTTTTTACAAAAAACGCAGCCACGAGATCATGGAAATGGACGCTTGCATCATTCAGCAAAAGCAAACCGACGAAACGATTCAAGTCGTAAAAGACATTTGCGCCCGCTATCGCATTCGTCCTTACGATGAGAAACAGCATAAAGGCATACTCCGTCATATTATGGTCCGCTATGGCCGGACGAGCGGTGAGATCATGGTCGTCTTGATTACACGGACAAAAGACTTGCCGCATAAAAAGAAGATCGTACAAGAAATCAAAGCACGTGTGCCCGGGATCCGTTCGATTATTCAAAACGTCAACAGCAAGCGAACGAATGTCATTCTCGGCGAGGAAACGATCGTTTTATGGGGACGGGATGTCATTTATGACTCGATCGGCGATGTTCAATTTGCCATTTCGGCCAAGTCCTTTTACCAAGTGAACCCTGAACAAACGAAAGTATTGTATGACAAGGCTTTGGAATATGCCGAATTAAAAGGCGATGAAACGGTCATCGACGCTTATTGCGGCATCGGCACCATTTCGTTGTTTTTAGCCAAAAAAGCGAAAAAAGTGTACGGCGTCGAAATCGTCCCCGAAGCGATTGAGGATGCGAAGAAAAATGCCGAACTCAACGGCATCACCAATGCCGAATTTGCGGCGGGGAAAGCGGAAGAAGTCATCCCGGAATGGTACCAAAGAGGAGTCAAAGCCGACGTTCTTGTCGTCGATCCCCCCAGAAAAGGATGCGACCCGGCTCTATTGGACACCATCCTGCAAATGAAACCAAAAAAAGTCGTCTACGTCTCCTGCAACCCCGCCACACTCGCCCGCGACCTCCGCATCCTCGAAGAC
- a CDS encoding diacylglycerol kinase, with translation MKRARIIYNPTSGRELFKKHLPQVLQKLENAGYETSAHATTGEGDAIRAAKIAVERRYDIVVAAGGDGTLNEVVNGLAEQEYRPKLGVIPMGTTNDFARALQIPRDIEKAVDIIVKGDTLPVDIGRMNDRYFINIAGGGRLTELTYEVPSKLKTMMGQLAYYIKGIEMLPSIKATELTIEYDGKLFEGEAMLFLIALTNSVGGFEKLAPDASINDGLFTLLILKKTNLAEFLRIATLALRGEHLSDDHVIYTTANRVKVRSSEKVLINLDGELGGEAPAEFENLYRHLDVFVPIEKVRPQDRVD, from the coding sequence ATGAAAAGAGCGAGAATTATTTATAATCCGACATCAGGACGCGAATTGTTTAAAAAACATTTGCCGCAAGTCTTGCAGAAGTTGGAAAATGCCGGTTATGAAACATCCGCTCATGCGACCACCGGTGAAGGCGATGCGATCAGGGCTGCCAAAATCGCGGTGGAACGACGTTATGACATTGTGGTGGCCGCAGGAGGAGACGGGACACTCAATGAAGTCGTAAACGGATTAGCAGAGCAGGAATATCGGCCAAAACTTGGAGTTATTCCTATGGGAACGACCAATGACTTTGCCAGAGCTCTTCAAATACCGCGTGATATTGAAAAAGCCGTCGATATCATTGTGAAAGGCGATACGCTTCCGGTTGATATCGGACGGATGAATGACCGCTATTTTATTAATATTGCCGGCGGGGGCCGGCTGACAGAACTGACATATGAAGTGCCCAGCAAACTAAAGACGATGATGGGCCAGCTTGCTTATTATATCAAAGGAATTGAAATGCTTCCGTCGATAAAGGCGACGGAATTGACGATTGAATATGATGGAAAATTGTTTGAAGGCGAAGCCATGCTGTTTTTAATTGCCCTGACCAACTCAGTCGGCGGCTTCGAAAAACTGGCTCCCGATGCGTCCATCAATGACGGTCTCTTTACTCTTTTAATTTTAAAGAAAACGAATCTAGCCGAATTTTTGCGAATTGCCACGCTGGCGCTGCGGGGAGAACATTTATCCGACGATCACGTCATTTATACAACGGCCAACCGAGTAAAAGTTCGTTCCTCTGAAAAAGTATTAATTAACTTAGATGGAGAACTGGGCGGAGAAGCACCGGCAGAATTTGAAAATCTTTATCGCCACTTGGACGTATTTGTACCTATTGAAAAAGTTCGTCCGCAAGATCGAGTGGATTGA
- a CDS encoding thioredoxin family protein: MNLEKWFEKGITAEQYVKQMDVNKENLLFIYNQFTIPEGEEDFINGLKEKKLRVIVLTEDWCGDSMLNVPILLKLAEAAEMDVRFLYRDENLELMDQYLTNGTTRSIPIFIFLNQDGEEEAVWGPRASEIQQLVIEKRSALPPMDHPDFEKKHEEMHQQLKNSYLETEEYWYEVFDSLKTRLAERLF, from the coding sequence ATGAATTTAGAGAAATGGTTTGAAAAAGGCATTACAGCAGAGCAATATGTCAAACAGATGGACGTCAACAAAGAAAACCTGCTTTTCATATACAACCAATTTACCATTCCGGAAGGGGAAGAGGATTTTATTAATGGTTTAAAAGAAAAAAAACTGCGCGTGATTGTGTTGACGGAAGACTGGTGCGGTGATTCGATGCTGAATGTTCCGATCTTGTTAAAGTTGGCGGAAGCCGCAGAGATGGACGTACGGTTTTTGTATCGGGATGAAAATCTTGAACTGATGGATCAATATTTAACAAACGGCACAACAAGGTCGATCCCCATTTTCATTTTTTTGAACCAAGATGGAGAAGAGGAAGCTGTTTGGGGACCTAGAGCTTCAGAAATTCAGCAGCTTGTGATCGAAAAACGTTCGGCGCTTCCGCCAATGGATCATCCGGACTTTGAGAAAAAGCATGAAGAAATGCACCAACAATTAAAAAACAGCTATTTGGAAACTGAAGAATATTGGTATGAAGTTTTCGACAGCCTGAAAACAAGGTTGGCTGAACGATTGTTTTAA
- the argC gene encoding N-acetyl-gamma-glutamyl-phosphate reductase: MKAAVVGASGYGGAELIRLLIHHPHLKLNKMYSSSKDHVPISAEYPHLSDICDLELTKLDPDQIAEEADVVFLAVPSGASAKLVPELLKNDVKVVDLSGDLRLKNPEDYKNWYKKTPADSFYLEQAVYGLTEWNREAIKKAKLLSNPGCYPTATLLGLAPVVKEHWIDVRQIIVDAKSGVSGAGRGLSLNVHFAEMNENFRIYKVNAHQHIPEIEQQLELWNKASGPITFSTHLLPITRGIMATIYAPLAKEATSEQVYELYKETYKNERFVRVRPLGTFPSVKETAGSNFCDIGVAVDERTNRLTIVSVIDNLMKGAAGQAVQNANLMFGFDETSGLKGFPLYP; this comes from the coding sequence ATGAAAGCTGCCGTTGTCGGTGCTTCCGGCTATGGAGGAGCCGAGTTGATACGCTTATTAATCCATCATCCCCATTTGAAATTGAATAAAATGTATTCTTCAAGCAAAGACCACGTTCCGATTTCTGCAGAATATCCGCATTTATCTGATATATGTGATCTAGAGCTTACGAAATTAGATCCTGACCAGATCGCAGAAGAAGCAGACGTTGTCTTTTTAGCTGTTCCTTCGGGAGCATCAGCAAAACTGGTCCCCGAACTATTGAAGAATGATGTAAAAGTAGTCGATTTATCGGGCGATTTGCGCTTGAAAAATCCTGAAGATTATAAAAATTGGTATAAGAAAACACCGGCGGATTCTTTCTATTTGGAACAAGCGGTGTACGGATTGACCGAATGGAACCGAGAAGCCATCAAAAAGGCGAAACTTTTATCCAATCCGGGCTGCTATCCGACCGCCACACTGCTGGGGCTCGCTCCCGTCGTCAAAGAACATTGGATTGATGTTCGGCAAATTATTGTTGACGCGAAATCCGGCGTCTCCGGCGCGGGCAGAGGGCTTTCCTTGAACGTTCATTTCGCGGAAATGAATGAAAACTTTCGTATTTATAAAGTCAATGCTCATCAACACATACCTGAAATCGAACAGCAGCTCGAACTTTGGAACAAGGCTAGTGGACCTATCACCTTTTCAACCCATTTGCTGCCGATTACAAGAGGCATTATGGCCACGATATACGCTCCATTAGCCAAAGAAGCGACATCCGAACAAGTATATGAATTGTACAAAGAAACATACAAGAACGAAAGGTTTGTCCGCGTTCGTCCTCTTGGTACGTTCCCAAGTGTGAAAGAAACAGCTGGTTCCAACTTTTGTGACATCGGGGTCGCCGTGGATGAACGAACGAACCGACTCACCATCGTCTCGGTTATTGACAATTTAATGAAAGGAGCCGCGGGTCAAGCGGTTCAAAATGCAAATTTGATGTTTGGATTTGACGAAACAAGCGGATTGAAAGGCTTTCCTTTATACCCGTGA
- the argJ gene encoding bifunctional glutamate N-acetyltransferase/amino-acid acetyltransferase ArgJ, with amino-acid sequence MQALKKPYDIHQLENGSIISPKGFAADGVHAGLRYAKKDLGIIFSEVPAQSAAVYTTNVFQAAPLKVTQESLAQEHKLQAVLVNSACANACTGNRGLLDAYQTREWVAKKFGIPDHYVAVASTGVIGEYLEMEKMKKGIQMLKPAASKEHSNSFETSILTTDLVTKSCGVETTIDGKKVTIGGAAKGSGMIKPNMATMLAFVTTDAAVEDGYVKQALKEITDDTFNQITVDGDTSTNDMVLVLANGLAGNNPLSPKHPEWQKFLAAFKMVCEDLAKKIARDGEGATKLVEVNVEGAANDEEARKIAKTVVGSSLVKTAVYGNDANWGRVVCAVGYSEATVLPDQIDIAIGPYWILKNSEVQAYSEEAVTEYLKNETVVIQIRLNVGNGTGTAWGCDLTYDYVKINASYRT; translated from the coding sequence ATGCAAGCATTGAAAAAACCGTACGATATCCATCAGCTGGAAAACGGATCTATCATCTCCCCGAAAGGGTTCGCCGCTGATGGAGTACATGCCGGGCTGCGTTATGCCAAAAAAGACCTCGGTATTATCTTTAGCGAAGTGCCTGCCCAATCTGCAGCTGTCTACACAACGAACGTGTTTCAAGCTGCTCCGTTAAAGGTTACTCAGGAAAGCCTTGCCCAGGAACATAAACTGCAAGCCGTTCTCGTCAACAGCGCCTGCGCTAACGCATGCACCGGAAACAGAGGGCTGCTGGATGCCTATCAAACGCGCGAATGGGTAGCCAAAAAATTCGGCATTCCCGATCACTATGTAGCCGTAGCGTCCACCGGCGTCATTGGGGAATATTTAGAAATGGAAAAAATGAAAAAAGGAATTCAGATGTTGAAACCGGCTGCCTCTAAAGAGCATTCGAATTCGTTTGAAACCTCTATTTTGACGACGGATCTTGTCACAAAAAGCTGCGGGGTCGAAACGACCATTGACGGAAAAAAAGTCACGATCGGAGGCGCGGCGAAAGGATCGGGCATGATCAAGCCGAACATGGCCACCATGCTCGCTTTTGTTACGACCGATGCCGCGGTTGAAGACGGATATGTGAAGCAGGCGCTGAAAGAAATTACGGATGATACTTTTAACCAAATTACCGTAGACGGCGATACCTCCACCAATGATATGGTCCTCGTCTTGGCCAACGGACTGGCAGGAAATAACCCGCTTTCCCCAAAACATCCGGAATGGCAGAAGTTTTTAGCCGCATTCAAAATGGTCTGCGAAGATTTGGCGAAAAAAATTGCCCGCGATGGCGAAGGAGCAACAAAACTGGTGGAAGTCAACGTCGAAGGAGCAGCCAATGACGAAGAAGCCAGAAAGATCGCCAAAACGGTAGTCGGGTCCAGTTTGGTGAAAACCGCCGTCTATGGCAACGATGCGAACTGGGGAAGAGTGGTTTGCGCTGTCGGCTATAGTGAAGCCACCGTTCTTCCGGATCAGATAGACATTGCAATCGGTCCTTATTGGATACTGAAAAATAGCGAAGTTCAAGCCTACAGCGAAGAAGCCGTCACGGAGTATTTAAAAAATGAAACGGTTGTGATCCAGATCCGTCTGAATGTCGGAAACGGGACAGGAACAGCCTGGGGCTGCGATTTAACTTATGATTACGTGAAGATTAATGCCAGTTATCGAACATAA
- the argB gene encoding acetylglutamate kinase, translating to MKTAVVKCGGSVVDHLSEDFFQSMKEMEKDGYRLVFVHGGGPEISAMLDLFKIKSEFKNGLRITDEKVLETAELVLSGKTNRKLVHLLQQHGFQAIGLNSSDAFLLEADYINREEYGLVGDVTNVKADFLSSLTEQGLLPVLTPIASGPDGRILNVNADHAACAVAAALNADHFLMVTDVDGVYQNGRLIDRLTEEKAHQLMESGVITGGMIPKVQSALKAASQNTGHVHIVSGKKRFYKSGHWHGTQFAKEKVTI from the coding sequence ATGAAAACGGCAGTAGTGAAATGCGGCGGAAGTGTGGTGGACCATTTATCAGAAGATTTTTTTCAAAGCATGAAAGAAATGGAAAAAGACGGCTACCGCCTTGTATTCGTGCACGGCGGCGGTCCGGAAATCAGCGCCATGCTCGACCTGTTCAAGATCAAATCTGAATTTAAAAACGGTTTAAGAATAACCGACGAAAAAGTGCTGGAAACAGCCGAGCTGGTGCTTTCAGGCAAGACCAATCGAAAATTGGTCCACCTGCTGCAGCAGCACGGTTTCCAAGCGATCGGTTTAAATTCAAGCGACGCTTTCTTGCTTGAAGCGGATTATATCAATCGTGAAGAATACGGACTAGTTGGAGATGTAACAAACGTCAAGGCCGATTTTCTGTCCAGCCTCACCGAACAAGGACTTTTGCCTGTTTTAACGCCGATTGCTTCCGGTCCGGATGGCCGGATTTTAAATGTCAATGCCGATCATGCGGCTTGTGCGGTGGCTGCGGCTCTCAACGCGGACCATTTTTTAATGGTGACGGACGTCGATGGGGTCTACCAAAACGGCCGATTGATCGACCGTTTGACAGAAGAAAAAGCCCATCAACTTATGGAAAGCGGAGTCATTACAGGAGGAATGATTCCAAAAGTCCAATCGGCATTAAAAGCGGCTTCCCAAAATACGGGCCATGTGCATATTGTATCAGGGAAAAAGCGTTTTTATAAAAGCGGCCATTGGCATGGAACACAATTTGCAAAAGAGAAGGTGACAATATGA
- a CDS encoding acetylornithine transaminase, whose translation MSYLFPTYARWEVQPVKAKGSRLTDQNGDEYLDFTAGIGVTNLGHVPSTVKEEVIDQLNLFWHTSNLFQSKLQEETAKLLAEASGLDLVFFCNSGAEANEAAIKLARKATGRSKIITFLHSFHGRTFAGMAATGQEKVKIGFGPMLETFEYVPFNDIEALKAALDENTAAVMTEIIQGEGGINPATPEFLQSLETLCHENGSLLIIDEIQTGIGRTGKPFAFQHYGLHPDIVSVAKGIASGLPLGAIIGKKELGQAFSPGSHGSTFGGNPVSVRAAKATLEIIFQNDFLNEVERKGAYFQNLLKTKLSDAKVVKSIRGKGLMIGIELTDNAEPFLVQARKEKLLILTAGSHVLRLLPPLTVSDSEIEKAVNILSKVLGS comes from the coding sequence ATGAGTTACTTATTTCCCACATACGCTCGCTGGGAAGTGCAGCCCGTAAAAGCGAAAGGATCGCGGCTGACAGATCAAAACGGCGATGAGTATCTCGATTTTACAGCCGGTATCGGAGTGACCAATCTCGGACATGTACCATCCACTGTTAAAGAAGAGGTAATCGACCAGCTCAACCTGTTTTGGCACACTTCCAATCTGTTTCAAAGCAAACTTCAAGAAGAAACCGCCAAGCTTTTAGCGGAAGCATCCGGTCTTGATCTTGTATTCTTTTGCAACAGCGGAGCGGAAGCAAACGAAGCGGCGATCAAATTAGCCAGAAAGGCAACCGGCCGCTCGAAAATCATCACGTTCTTACATTCGTTTCACGGACGGACTTTTGCCGGAATGGCCGCAACCGGACAGGAAAAAGTCAAAATCGGCTTTGGCCCGATGCTGGAAACATTTGAATACGTTCCTTTCAACGATATCGAAGCTTTAAAAGCAGCGCTTGATGAAAACACGGCGGCGGTGATGACCGAAATTATCCAAGGAGAAGGAGGCATAAATCCGGCCACGCCGGAATTTTTACAGTCATTGGAAACGTTATGCCATGAAAACGGTTCTCTCCTCATCATCGATGAAATCCAAACCGGCATCGGCCGGACAGGCAAACCGTTTGCCTTCCAACATTATGGCCTGCATCCCGACATTGTCTCGGTCGCAAAAGGAATCGCCAGCGGACTGCCTTTAGGTGCCATCATCGGCAAAAAAGAACTAGGCCAAGCCTTTTCTCCGGGCTCTCACGGTTCCACTTTTGGGGGCAATCCGGTTTCTGTCCGAGCCGCAAAAGCCACATTGGAAATCATTTTCCAAAACGATTTTCTGAATGAAGTAGAGAGAAAAGGAGCTTATTTCCAAAACTTGTTGAAAACGAAATTATCCGATGCAAAAGTAGTTAAATCTATTAGAGGAAAAGGGTTAATGATCGGTATAGAGCTTACAGATAATGCAGAACCTTTCCTCGTTCAAGCAAGAAAAGAAAAACTGCTGATTTTAACAGCCGGATCTCATGTCCTCCGCCTCCTTCCTCCATTAACGGTCTCAGATTCAGAAATCGAAAAAGCCGTCAACATCTTGTCAAAAGTTCTGGGATCGTAA
- a CDS encoding ribonucleoside-diphosphate reductase subunit alpha, translating to MISTNSKEQVFQLLFEKLSHQYPQLDFSILSLKAKQMAEQKPWLSTKALTEELILECLGFISVEEPEWTFVAAKLFAGLLYTEAAANRGYDPGETGYGPFYPLIQHLTEIGIYDSVLLETYSKQEIEELESIIDPKKDELFTYIGLRTLNDRYLAKDYEKRTMELPQERWMIIAMTLMQKEPKEKRLTLVKEAYWALSNLYMTVATPTLANAGKKYGQLSSCFIDTVDDSLQGIYDSNTDAANLSKHGGGIGLYLGKIRSRGSAIRGHQGASSGVIPWMKQLNNTAVSVDQLGQRKGAIAVYLDVWHKDIFAFLDAKLNNGDERFRTHDIFTGVCIPDLFMEAVENRDDWYLFDPHEVRTVMGFSLEDYYDEEKGRGSFREKYQECVNHPQLSKEKVPAIEIMKSIMRSQLETGTPFMFYRDEANRMNPNKHKGMIYATNLCTEIAQNMSPTVMTQQYIQDGRIHVEKVPGDFVVCNLSSIHLARAVQDGCLERLIRIQVRMLDNVIDINHLPVLQAQITNQKYRAVGLGTFGWHHLLALKHIRWESYEAVQYADELYETIAYYAIQASMELAKEKGSYPYFEGSDWESGRYFEVRGYLKDEKWKQLARSIQEYGIRNGYLMAIAPNSSTSLIAGSTPSIDPVFQKFYAEEKKDYKIPVTAPDLNADTTWYYKSAYLLDQHWSIRQNAVRQRHIDQSISFNMYVQNTIKAKQLLDLHLQAWKSGLKSTYYLRSTSSEIMEECESCSS from the coding sequence ATGATCTCAACCAATTCAAAAGAACAAGTTTTTCAGCTTTTATTTGAAAAACTATCTCACCAATATCCACAGCTTGATTTTTCGATATTATCCTTAAAAGCCAAACAGATGGCGGAGCAAAAACCTTGGCTTTCGACCAAAGCGTTAACCGAGGAATTGATTTTGGAATGTCTCGGTTTTATTTCTGTAGAAGAACCTGAATGGACGTTTGTAGCCGCCAAGCTGTTCGCCGGTCTATTGTATACAGAAGCGGCTGCCAACAGAGGCTATGATCCGGGCGAGACAGGCTACGGGCCTTTTTATCCGTTGATTCAACATTTGACGGAGATTGGAATTTACGACTCTGTTCTGCTTGAAACCTACAGCAAACAGGAAATAGAAGAGTTGGAATCTATTATTGATCCGAAAAAAGACGAGCTATTTACATACATCGGGCTGCGTACATTAAATGACCGGTATTTAGCAAAAGATTATGAAAAACGAACGATGGAATTGCCGCAAGAACGTTGGATGATCATCGCCATGACGTTGATGCAAAAGGAACCGAAAGAAAAACGTCTAACGCTTGTGAAAGAAGCCTACTGGGCATTAAGCAATCTCTATATGACCGTAGCCACTCCGACTTTGGCCAACGCCGGCAAAAAATACGGTCAATTATCCAGCTGCTTTATCGATACAGTAGACGACAGCCTGCAAGGAATTTACGACAGCAACACCGATGCGGCCAATCTATCGAAACATGGCGGCGGAATCGGTCTGTATCTTGGAAAAATCCGCAGCCGCGGCAGCGCCATTCGCGGCCATCAAGGCGCTTCATCAGGAGTTATTCCATGGATGAAACAATTGAACAATACCGCTGTCAGCGTCGATCAGCTCGGACAACGCAAAGGAGCGATTGCCGTCTATCTGGACGTTTGGCATAAAGATATTTTTGCATTTCTAGACGCGAAGCTGAATAACGGCGACGAACGGTTCCGTACCCATGATATCTTCACGGGCGTGTGCATACCCGATCTCTTTATGGAAGCCGTCGAAAACCGGGATGATTGGTATTTGTTTGATCCTCATGAGGTCAGAACCGTCATGGGCTTCTCATTGGAAGATTATTATGACGAAGAAAAAGGCCGGGGAAGCTTCCGTGAAAAATATCAAGAATGTGTCAACCATCCACAGCTTTCCAAAGAAAAAGTGCCTGCGATTGAAATTATGAAATCCATTATGAGAAGCCAGCTCGAAACGGGAACGCCGTTTATGTTCTACCGTGATGAGGCCAATCGCATGAATCCGAACAAGCATAAAGGAATGATCTACGCCACAAATTTGTGCACCGAGATTGCCCAAAATATGAGCCCGACCGTCATGACCCAACAATATATCCAAGACGGCCGCATTCACGTGGAGAAAGTTCCGGGAGATTTTGTCGTTTGTAATTTGTCGTCCATCCATTTAGCAAGGGCCGTTCAAGATGGATGCTTGGAACGTCTCATCCGGATTCAAGTCCGAATGCTCGACAATGTGATCGACATTAACCATCTTCCTGTTTTGCAGGCTCAAATCACGAATCAAAAATATCGAGCCGTCGGATTAGGCACGTTCGGCTGGCATCATTTGCTCGCTTTGAAACATATCCGCTGGGAAAGTTATGAAGCCGTTCAATATGCGGATGAATTATATGAAACTATCGCTTACTATGCCATTCAAGCCAGCATGGAATTAGCGAAAGAAAAAGGTTCCTATCCTTACTTTGAAGGCTCCGATTGGGAAAGCGGACGCTATTTTGAAGTACGCGGCTATCTGAAAGATGAAAAATGGAAACAGCTGGCCCGCAGCATTCAAGAATACGGAATTCGAAACGGCTATTTAATGGCGATCGCTCCGAATTCATCCACCTCCTTGATAGCCGGAAGCACACCGAGCATTGATCCGGTTTTCCAAAAATTTTATGCCGAAGAAAAGAAAGATTACAAGATACCGGTGACAGCGCCCGACTTGAACGCCGACACGACATGGTATTATAAATCAGCCTATCTTCTCGACCAACATTGGAGCATCCGTCAAAACGCCGTTCGTCAGCGCCATATTGATCAATCGATTTCCTTTAACATGTACGTACAAAACACGATCAAAGCGAAACAGCTGCTGGATCTTCATTTGCAAGCATGGAAATCCGGACTGAAATCTACGTATTATTTGCGGTCCACTTCGTCGGAAATCATGGAAGAATGCGAATCGTGCTCAAGCTGA
- a CDS encoding ribonucleotide-diphosphate reductase subunit beta has translation MERLKKRELINREAPNRSTKIVNGESSNILNWDDVRFSWAYPKYKRMLANFWTPFEINMSQDIKQFPELPPAEQDSFLKIIGLLALLDSIQTDYAGKVADYLTDSSLNALMIILAQQEVIHNHSYSYILSSLVPKQKQDEVFEFWRTEPTLQRRNEFVTDGYKHFVEQPTVEHLLKSCVFDVILEGLFFYSGFAFFYHLARHQKMVATSTMINYINRDEQIHVDLFVKIFKEVLKEYPEYDNEEMEHFVKETFKQAAELEIDWAREVIGNKINGIFIEDVEAYVKFYSNFRVKQLGYPDSKPFPGYQTNPLPWIKAYEEVDLGKSDFFEQKSRQYTKVNVIDNGFDEL, from the coding sequence ATGGAACGATTAAAAAAGAGAGAACTAATCAATCGCGAAGCTCCCAACCGTTCGACGAAAATTGTCAACGGTGAAAGCTCCAATATTTTAAACTGGGATGATGTCCGCTTTTCTTGGGCTTATCCGAAGTATAAAAGAATGCTGGCTAATTTTTGGACGCCATTTGAAATCAATATGTCCCAAGACATTAAACAATTTCCTGAGCTGCCTCCTGCTGAACAGGACAGCTTTTTGAAAATCATCGGCCTTCTTGCTTTGCTTGACAGCATCCAAACCGACTATGCCGGAAAAGTGGCCGATTACTTGACCGATTCCAGCTTAAACGCGCTGATGATTATATTGGCTCAGCAGGAAGTGATTCATAATCATTCTTATTCTTATATATTATCCAGCCTCGTTCCGAAACAAAAACAAGATGAAGTTTTTGAGTTTTGGCGGACCGAGCCTACTTTGCAACGAAGAAATGAGTTTGTCACCGATGGGTATAAACATTTCGTGGAACAGCCGACTGTGGAGCACTTATTGAAATCCTGCGTGTTTGACGTCATTTTGGAAGGACTGTTCTTTTATTCAGGGTTCGCTTTCTTTTACCATCTTGCTCGCCATCAAAAAATGGTCGCGACAAGCACGATGATTAATTACATTAACCGGGACGAACAAATTCATGTCGATTTGTTTGTGAAAATCTTTAAAGAAGTATTAAAAGAATACCCGGAATATGATAATGAAGAAATGGAACACTTTGTGAAAGAAACTTTTAAACAAGCGGCAGAACTCGAGATTGATTGGGCAAGAGAAGTGATTGGCAATAAAATAAATGGCATTTTCATTGAGGATGTAGAAGCCTATGTCAAGTTTTATTCCAACTTCCGCGTCAAACAGCTTGGATACCCAGATTCAAAACCGTTTCCTGGCTATCAAACCAACCCGCTTCCGTGGATTAAAGCGTATGAAGAAGTAGACTTAGGAAAATCGGATTTCTTTGAACAAAAGTCGCGTCAATATACAAAAGTCAATGTAATTGACAACGGATTCGATGAATTATAA